The following proteins are encoded in a genomic region of Sphingopyxis sp. YF1:
- a CDS encoding DUF1993 domain-containing protein — protein sequence MPNFYFHVTMAYAPRATQVLP from the coding sequence ATGCCAAATTTCTACTTTCATGTGACGATGGCTTACGCGCCGCGCGCAACGCAGGTGTTGCCATAG
- the folE gene encoding GTP cyclohydrolase I FolE, with product MLHVPPSSPTVDGAIPPEVLASVETLLRWVGEDPHREGLLDTPKRVARAWKDYCQGYDEDPAVHLSRTFEEVGGYDEIVLLRDIPFQSHCEHHMAPITGKASIAYLPRDRVVGISKLARVLNGYARRLQVQERLTAEVARCIWDNLRPHGVAVVIDAQHGCMTGRGVRTPGVGMVTSRLLGCFLDDQRSRKEVLALMGY from the coding sequence ATGCTTCACGTGCCCCCTTCCAGCCCCACCGTTGACGGCGCGATACCCCCCGAGGTTCTCGCGTCGGTGGAGACGCTGCTGCGCTGGGTCGGCGAGGATCCTCATCGCGAAGGCCTGCTCGACACACCGAAGCGCGTCGCGCGTGCCTGGAAGGATTATTGCCAGGGGTATGACGAGGATCCGGCGGTGCATCTCTCGCGCACCTTCGAAGAGGTCGGCGGCTATGACGAGATCGTCTTGCTGCGCGACATCCCTTTCCAGTCGCATTGCGAGCATCATATGGCGCCGATCACCGGAAAGGCGTCGATCGCCTACCTCCCCCGCGACCGCGTCGTCGGCATCTCCAAGCTCGCGCGCGTGCTGAACGGCTATGCGCGCCGGCTGCAGGTGCAGGAGCGGCTGACCGCCGAGGTCGCCCGATGCATCTGGGACAATCTCCGTCCGCACGGCGTCGCCGTGGTGATCGACGCCCAGCATGGCTGCATGACCGGGCGCGGCGTGCGCACGCCCGGCGTCGGCATGGTCACGAGCCGGCTCCTCGGCTGCTTCCTCGACGACCAGCGGAGCCGCAAGGAAGTGCTCGCACTGATGGGCTATTGA
- the trpB gene encoding tryptophan synthase subunit beta: MTRSPQPSDDLGHLPNSLRGQPDEAGHFGKFGGRFVPETLMPLILDLEREYRAAKRDPAFQAEFDDLLEHYVGRPSPLYFAPRLTSALGGAQIWFKRDELNHTGAHKINNCVGQILLAIRMGKTRIIAETGAGQHGVATATVCARFGLPCVVYMGAADIARQAPNVFRMKLLGAEVVPVTAGAATLKDAMNEALRDWVTHVEDTFYIIGTAAGPHPYPELVRDFQSVIGREARAQMLARAGRLPDLLVAAIGGGSNAIGLFHPFLDDSMVKMLGVEAAGHGLDKEHAASLAGGRPGILHGNKTYLLQDDDGQIVEGHSISAGLDYPGIGPEHAWLKDIGRVDYTSATDAEALEAFQLLCRTEGIIPALEPSHAVAAVARIAPTMPKDSIIIVNMCGRGDKDIFSVAQHLGVEL; this comes from the coding sequence ATGACGCGGTCTCCACAACCATCCGACGATCTTGGTCATCTTCCGAACAGCTTGCGTGGGCAGCCGGACGAAGCGGGTCATTTCGGGAAATTCGGGGGCCGCTTCGTCCCCGAAACGCTCATGCCCCTCATCCTCGATCTGGAGCGCGAATATCGAGCCGCAAAGCGCGACCCGGCCTTCCAGGCCGAGTTCGACGACCTGCTCGAACATTATGTCGGCCGTCCCAGTCCGCTATACTTCGCGCCGCGCTTGACGTCCGCGCTCGGCGGCGCTCAGATCTGGTTCAAGCGCGACGAACTCAATCACACCGGCGCCCACAAGATCAACAATTGCGTCGGCCAGATCCTGCTGGCGATCCGGATGGGCAAGACCCGCATCATCGCGGAAACGGGCGCGGGCCAGCACGGGGTGGCTACTGCAACCGTCTGCGCGCGCTTTGGCCTGCCCTGCGTCGTCTATATGGGCGCCGCCGATATCGCGCGCCAGGCGCCCAATGTCTTCCGCATGAAGCTGCTGGGCGCCGAGGTCGTGCCCGTCACGGCCGGCGCCGCGACCCTCAAGGACGCGATGAACGAGGCGCTGCGCGACTGGGTCACCCATGTCGAGGACACCTTCTACATCATCGGCACCGCAGCCGGTCCCCACCCCTATCCGGAGCTTGTGCGTGATTTCCAGAGCGTGATCGGAAGGGAAGCGCGGGCCCAGATGCTGGCCCGTGCCGGCCGCCTACCCGATCTCCTGGTCGCCGCGATCGGCGGCGGATCGAATGCGATCGGTCTCTTTCACCCGTTCCTTGACGACTCGATGGTGAAGATGCTTGGCGTCGAGGCGGCCGGCCATGGCCTCGACAAGGAACATGCCGCCTCACTGGCCGGCGGGCGTCCCGGCATTCTTCACGGCAACAAGACCTATCTGCTGCAGGATGACGACGGGCAGATCGTCGAAGGCCATTCGATCAGCGCAGGTCTCGATTATCCGGGCATCGGCCCCGAGCATGCATGGCTCAAGGACATCGGGCGGGTGGACTATACCTCCGCGACCGACGCCGAAGCGCTCGAAGCGTTCCAGCTGCTTTGCAGAACAGAGGGTATCATCCCGGCGCTTGAGCCCAGTCACGCCGTCGCCGCGGTTGCCAGGATCGCGCCGACGATGCCGAAAGATAGCATCATCATCGTCAACATGTGCGGACGAGGGGACAAGGACATATTCTCGGTGGCCCAGCATCTCGGCGTGGAACTTTGA
- a CDS encoding response regulator, with the protein MFLVEDDPLVAMMLEGYLDVLGHEIVVTAATVAEALDLVSKQDFDLAILDVHLADGKTSEAVAAALSDAGKAFIATSGDATIMAAEFDGRPVLRKPFRIAELERAIAAITG; encoded by the coding sequence GTGTTTCTTGTAGAAGACGATCCGCTGGTGGCGATGATGCTTGAGGGGTATCTCGACGTGCTTGGACACGAGATCGTAGTAACCGCAGCGACCGTCGCGGAGGCACTGGATCTCGTCTCGAAGCAAGATTTCGACCTCGCAATATTGGATGTTCACCTTGCCGATGGCAAAACGAGCGAGGCGGTCGCTGCCGCGTTGAGCGATGCCGGGAAGGCGTTCATAGCGACGAGCGGAGATGCGACGATCATGGCGGCTGAATTTGATGGCCGGCCAGTTCTTCGCAAACCTTTCAGGATTGCCGAGCTCGAACGGGCAATCGCCGCTATAACGGGGTAG